From Rhizobium favelukesii, the proteins below share one genomic window:
- the greA gene encoding transcription elongation factor GreA, whose amino-acid sequence MVDKVPMTQGGFVKLQEELRWRQQEERPRIIEAIAEARAHGDLSENAEYHAAKEAQSHNEGRISELEDLTARAEVIDLSKMSGDKIKFGAKVKLVDEDTDEEKTYQIVGDQEADVKAGRISISSPIARALIGKEVGDSIEVNAPGGAKAYEVLSISWG is encoded by the coding sequence ATGGTTGATAAGGTACCGATGACACAGGGTGGTTTCGTCAAGCTGCAGGAAGAGCTGCGCTGGCGTCAGCAGGAAGAGCGCCCGCGAATCATCGAAGCGATCGCAGAGGCGCGCGCGCACGGCGACCTTTCCGAAAACGCCGAATACCACGCCGCAAAGGAAGCGCAGAGCCACAACGAAGGCCGCATCAGCGAACTTGAAGACCTCACCGCACGCGCCGAGGTTATTGACCTGTCCAAGATGTCTGGCGACAAGATCAAGTTTGGCGCCAAGGTGAAGCTCGTCGACGAGGACACCGACGAAGAGAAGACCTATCAGATCGTCGGCGACCAGGAAGCCGATGTTAAGGCCGGCCGTATCTCCATCTCCTCTCCGATCGCGCGTGCGCTGATCGGCAAGGAAGTCGGCGACTCCATCGAGGTCAATGCACCCGGCGGCGCCAAGGCTTACGAAGTTCTTTCCATTTCCTGGGGCTGA
- a CDS encoding phosphatase PAP2 family protein: MTADVWLYLAVAVYFVIGVVLLIADGHAEMMSFGLYFNQWTYLFLFFMPLMAAIFDYAWILLRFDQKRSLAARRAFSPQRLAHLFSGMALMMALMIFQGTFTSIKNLLPIIRGGFIYDQPLANLDALLSFGPDPWRGLLSIAGHDAIVKIVDWNYSVLWFLVCFATLFYVATSPRAASIRVRYISMFMLVWVVCGNILAGIFISAGPVFYGAVTGDGQRFAELLTVLNSPDSPTTASMFQRYLWSLHEHGTSGLGSGISAFPSVHVGLIALNAFFAAEVSRRLGIIAFCYTAFVIASSVYLGWHYAIDGYASLLVVGLGHFTLKKLLDRESGSAAEAPKDAVVTV, encoded by the coding sequence ATGACGGCGGACGTTTGGCTTTATCTCGCCGTAGCAGTCTATTTCGTGATTGGCGTCGTGTTGCTGATCGCCGATGGCCACGCCGAGATGATGTCTTTCGGCCTATACTTCAACCAATGGACCTACCTGTTCCTGTTTTTCATGCCACTTATGGCCGCCATTTTTGACTACGCATGGATTTTGCTTCGCTTTGATCAGAAACGATCGCTGGCTGCGCGAAGAGCATTTTCGCCTCAGCGTTTGGCCCATCTCTTCTCGGGCATGGCGCTGATGATGGCGCTGATGATTTTTCAGGGCACGTTCACATCGATCAAGAACCTGCTGCCGATCATTCGCGGCGGCTTCATCTACGATCAACCGCTCGCAAACCTCGATGCCCTGCTGTCGTTCGGGCCCGATCCCTGGAGGGGGCTGCTCTCGATCGCCGGCCACGACGCCATCGTCAAGATCGTCGATTGGAACTACAGCGTATTGTGGTTCCTGGTCTGCTTCGCAACGCTCTTCTACGTGGCAACCTCGCCGCGAGCGGCGTCGATACGCGTCCGCTATATCAGCATGTTCATGCTCGTCTGGGTGGTCTGCGGAAATATTCTTGCCGGCATCTTCATATCGGCCGGGCCTGTCTTTTATGGCGCGGTAACCGGCGACGGGCAGCGCTTTGCGGAGCTGCTGACGGTTCTCAACTCGCCTGATAGTCCGACGACCGCGAGCATGTTTCAGCGTTATCTATGGTCGCTTCACGAGCACGGGACATCCGGGCTCGGCTCGGGCATCTCGGCGTTTCCCAGCGTCCATGTGGGGCTGATCGCCTTGAATGCATTCTTCGCCGCAGAGGTCTCACGCAGGCTGGGTATCATCGCCTTTTGTTACACGGCGTTCGTGATAGCGAGCTCCGTCTATCTCGGCTGGCACTACGCCATTGATGGCTACGCGTCGTTGCTTGTCGTTGGGCTCGGCCATTTTACTCTTAAAAAGCTGCTTGATCGCGAATCAGGATCAGCCGCCGAGGCTCCAAAGGATGCCGTCGTAACCGTCTGA
- the carB gene encoding carbamoyl-phosphate synthase large subunit gives MPKRQDIKSILIIGAGPIVIGQACEFDYSGTQACKALKEEGYRVILVNSNPATIMTDPGLADATYVEPITPEVVAKIIAKERPDALLPTMGGQTALNTALSLKRMGVLDRYNVEMIGAKPAAIDMAEDRALFREAMDRIGLETPRSMLANATDIKDADRKTHEAERNKLKESLSGSDLDKALDELENQWNLGETDRKQRYISHAMAIAAQAIDAVGLPAIIRPSFTMGGTGGGIAYNRSEFFEIIGGGLDASPTTEVLIEESVLGWKEYEMEVVRDKADNCIIICSIENIDPMGVHTGDSITVAPALTLTDKEYQMMRNASIAVLREIGVETGGSNVQFAVNPKDGRLVVIEMNPRVSRSSALASKATGFPIAKVAAKLAIGYTLDELENDITGGATPASFEPSIDYVVTKIPRFAFEKFPGASPVLTTAMKSVGEVMAIGRTFAESLQKALRGLETGLTGLDEIEIPDVEEGESSQNAIRAAIGTPTPDRLRMVAQALRQGMSPEEVHEGCKIDPWFIAQFKAIVDMEARIREHGLPTDATNLRALKAMGFSDARLATLSGKRPKEVAELRNRLNVRPVFKRIDTCAAEFASPTAYMYSTYETPFVGVARSEADVSNRKKVVILGGGPNRIGQGIEFDYCCCHAAFALRDAGYEAIMINCNPETVSTDYDTSDRLYFEPLTAEDVIEILRGEQEKGEVVGVIVQFGGQTPLKLAEALEKNGIPILGTAPDMIDLAEDRDRFQKLLMKLDLNQPNNGIAYSVEQARLVATEIGFPLVVRPSYVLGGRAMQIIHSESMLQTYLLDTVPELVPEDIKQRYPNDKTGQINTLLGKNPLLFDSYLSNAIEVDVDCLCDGTDAYVAGIMEHIEEAGIHSGDSACSLPPRTLSNEMVDELERQAKAMAKALNVVGLMNVQFAIKDGTVYVLEVNPRASRTVPFVAKTIGAPIAKIAARAMAGEKLDATFAAYGEKPDPRNLKHIAVKEAVFPFARFPGVDTLLGPEMRSTGEVIGLDTDFALAFAKSQLGAGVELPREGTVFVSVRDEDKPRVLPAIGVLVGEGFKVLATGGTQRFLAENGIESTKINKVLEGRPHIEDAIRNRQVQLVINTTDGNKAISDSKSLRRATLMQKVPYYTTMAGAEAAAQAIKALRAGNLEVRPLQSYF, from the coding sequence ATGCCGAAGCGCCAAGATATCAAATCGATCCTCATCATCGGCGCGGGACCGATCGTCATTGGCCAGGCTTGCGAATTCGACTACTCCGGCACCCAGGCGTGCAAGGCGCTGAAGGAGGAAGGCTACCGCGTCATCCTCGTCAATTCCAACCCGGCAACGATCATGACCGACCCTGGTCTTGCCGACGCCACCTACGTCGAGCCGATCACGCCCGAAGTCGTCGCAAAGATCATCGCCAAGGAACGTCCGGACGCGCTGCTGCCGACCATGGGCGGTCAGACGGCACTCAACACCGCCCTTTCGCTGAAGCGCATGGGTGTTCTTGACCGCTACAATGTCGAGATGATCGGCGCGAAGCCCGCTGCAATCGATATGGCCGAAGACCGCGCCCTCTTCCGAGAGGCAATGGATCGCATCGGCCTGGAAACCCCGCGCTCCATGCTGGCAAACGCCACCGACATCAAGGATGCCGATCGCAAGACGCATGAAGCCGAGCGCAACAAGCTGAAGGAGAGCCTCTCCGGCTCCGACCTCGACAAGGCGCTCGACGAGCTGGAAAACCAGTGGAACCTCGGCGAGACCGACCGCAAGCAGCGCTACATCAGCCACGCCATGGCGATCGCTGCGCAGGCGATCGACGCCGTCGGTCTGCCTGCCATCATTCGCCCGTCCTTCACCATGGGCGGCACCGGCGGCGGCATTGCCTACAACCGCTCGGAATTCTTCGAGATCATCGGCGGCGGGCTGGATGCGTCGCCCACCACCGAAGTTCTGATCGAGGAATCGGTTCTCGGCTGGAAGGAATATGAAATGGAGGTCGTCCGCGACAAGGCGGACAACTGCATCATCATCTGCTCCATCGAGAACATCGACCCAATGGGCGTCCACACCGGCGACTCGATCACCGTCGCCCCGGCGCTGACGCTGACCGACAAAGAATATCAGATGATGCGCAACGCCTCGATCGCGGTCCTGCGCGAGATCGGCGTCGAGACCGGCGGCTCGAACGTTCAGTTCGCCGTCAACCCGAAGGACGGCCGCCTCGTCGTTATCGAGATGAACCCGCGTGTTTCGCGCTCCTCGGCCCTCGCCTCCAAGGCGACCGGCTTCCCTATCGCCAAGGTCGCCGCCAAGCTCGCGATCGGCTATACGCTGGACGAACTGGAAAACGACATCACCGGCGGCGCGACGCCGGCCTCCTTCGAGCCGTCGATCGACTACGTCGTCACCAAGATCCCGCGCTTTGCCTTCGAAAAGTTCCCGGGCGCCTCGCCGGTGCTCACCACCGCGATGAAGTCCGTTGGCGAGGTCATGGCGATCGGCCGCACCTTCGCGGAATCGCTGCAGAAGGCGCTCCGCGGTCTCGAAACGGGCCTGACTGGCCTCGACGAGATCGAAATTCCGGATGTCGAGGAAGGTGAATCCAGCCAGAACGCCATCCGCGCCGCCATTGGCACACCAACGCCGGATCGCCTGCGCATGGTCGCCCAGGCGCTGCGTCAAGGGATGAGCCCTGAAGAAGTTCACGAAGGCTGCAAGATCGACCCGTGGTTCATCGCCCAGTTCAAGGCGATCGTCGACATGGAAGCCCGCATCCGCGAGCACGGCCTGCCAACTGACGCAACCAACCTGCGCGCGCTCAAGGCGATGGGTTTCTCCGACGCCCGCCTGGCAACGCTGTCCGGCAAGCGCCCGAAGGAAGTGGCTGAGCTGCGCAACAGGCTGAACGTCCGACCGGTCTTCAAGCGCATCGACACCTGCGCCGCCGAATTCGCCTCGCCGACCGCCTACATGTACTCGACCTACGAAACCCCGTTCGTCGGCGTTGCCCGCTCTGAAGCTGACGTTTCCAACCGCAAGAAGGTCGTCATCCTTGGCGGCGGTCCAAACCGTATCGGCCAGGGCATCGAATTCGACTATTGCTGCTGCCACGCCGCCTTCGCCTTGAGGGATGCCGGCTATGAAGCGATCATGATCAACTGCAACCCGGAAACGGTCTCGACTGACTACGATACCTCCGATCGCCTCTATTTCGAGCCGCTGACGGCCGAGGATGTCATCGAGATCCTGCGTGGAGAGCAGGAAAAGGGCGAAGTCGTTGGCGTCATCGTCCAGTTCGGCGGCCAGACCCCGTTGAAGCTTGCCGAAGCCCTCGAAAAGAACGGCATTCCGATCCTCGGTACGGCACCCGACATGATCGACCTCGCCGAAGACCGCGACCGCTTCCAGAAGCTGTTGATGAAGCTCGATCTCAACCAGCCGAACAACGGCATCGCCTACTCCGTCGAGCAGGCCCGCCTCGTCGCCACCGAAATCGGCTTCCCGCTGGTCGTGCGCCCGTCCTACGTTCTCGGCGGCCGCGCCATGCAGATCATCCACTCGGAATCGATGCTGCAGACCTACCTGCTCGACACGGTTCCGGAACTGGTGCCTGAGGACATCAAGCAGCGCTATCCGAACGACAAGACGGGCCAGATCAACACACTTCTCGGCAAGAACCCGCTGCTGTTCGACAGCTACCTCAGCAACGCCATCGAAGTCGACGTCGACTGCCTCTGCGACGGGACAGACGCTTATGTCGCCGGCATCATGGAGCATATTGAGGAAGCCGGCATTCACTCCGGCGACTCGGCCTGCTCGCTGCCGCCGCGCACCCTGTCGAACGAGATGGTCGACGAGCTCGAGCGCCAGGCGAAGGCCATGGCCAAGGCGCTTAACGTCGTCGGCCTGATGAACGTGCAGTTCGCCATCAAGGACGGCACCGTCTACGTTCTCGAAGTGAACCCGCGCGCCTCGCGCACGGTACCCTTCGTCGCCAAGACCATCGGTGCGCCGATCGCCAAGATCGCGGCGCGCGCCATGGCTGGCGAAAAGCTCGATGCGACGTTTGCCGCCTACGGCGAAAAGCCCGATCCGCGCAACCTCAAGCACATTGCCGTCAAGGAGGCCGTATTCCCCTTCGCCCGCTTCCCCGGTGTCGACACCCTGCTCGGTCCGGAAATGCGCTCGACCGGCGAAGTCATTGGCCTCGATACGGATTTCGCGCTGGCCTTCGCCAAGTCGCAGCTCGGCGCCGGCGTCGAACTGCCGCGTGAAGGCACCGTCTTCGTTTCGGTCCGCGACGAGGACAAGCCGCGCGTTCTGCCGGCCATCGGCGTTCTCGTCGGCGAAGGCTTCAAGGTCCTGGCAACCGGCGGCACGCAACGCTTCCTGGCTGAAAACGGCATCGAGTCGACGAAAATCAACAAGGTCCTGGAAGGACGTCCGCACATCGAAGATGCGATCCGCAACCGCCAGGTTCAGCTCGTGATCAACACGACCGACGGCAACAAGGCGATCTCCGACTCGAAATCGCTGCGCCGCGCAACGCTGATGCAGAAGGTACCCTACTACACGACGATGGCCGGCGCCGAGGCAGCCGCCCAGGCGATCAAGGCGCTGCGCGCCGGCAACCTCGAAGTCCGTCCGCTGCAGAGCTATTTCTGA
- a CDS encoding zinc-dependent alcohol dehydrogenase family protein has product MKAVRLEATGKLALREVERCEPGVGELLVRVEACGICGTDRHLFLGEFPSKPPVTLGHEFAGIIEKVGEGVSGFRKGMRVTGDPNIACGRCPQCQRGRVNLCHNLQAIGIHRDGGFAEYVCIPQQQAFELPSALDPLHGAFCEPLACCIHGVDLAEIRTGASVVVLGGGVIGLLIVQLARLAGATKVVLVTRSEEKRTLAERLGATASADPSTGDIVARLTAADGLLPGGADIVIECAGVAETIEQAPRLARRGGTVVILGVMPQGMKIAVEPFDLLFREIKLVNSFLNPFTHRRAADLIASGTIKVAPLVSRRIGFNDAVEAISSPARRGEIRALVVPGVVPGID; this is encoded by the coding sequence ATGAAGGCGGTGCGGCTCGAAGCGACGGGAAAGCTGGCACTGCGCGAGGTAGAGCGTTGCGAGCCGGGAGTTGGCGAATTGCTGGTTCGCGTGGAGGCCTGCGGCATTTGCGGCACCGACCGCCATCTGTTCCTCGGAGAGTTTCCTTCCAAGCCACCCGTTACGCTTGGCCACGAATTTGCCGGCATCATCGAAAAGGTGGGCGAGGGTGTGAGCGGCTTTCGCAAAGGCATGCGCGTCACCGGCGATCCGAACATCGCCTGCGGTCGCTGCCCGCAATGCCAGCGCGGCCGCGTCAATCTGTGCCATAACCTGCAGGCGATCGGCATCCATCGCGACGGCGGTTTTGCCGAATATGTCTGCATTCCGCAGCAGCAGGCCTTCGAACTGCCTTCGGCACTGGATCCTCTCCACGGCGCCTTTTGCGAGCCTCTCGCCTGCTGCATCCACGGCGTCGATCTTGCCGAAATCCGGACCGGCGCCTCGGTCGTCGTCCTCGGCGGCGGCGTGATCGGCTTGCTCATCGTGCAGTTGGCCCGGCTGGCGGGAGCAACCAAGGTTGTCCTCGTCACCCGCAGCGAGGAGAAGCGGACGCTCGCCGAGAGGCTGGGCGCCACTGCGAGTGCGGATCCTTCGACAGGCGATATCGTGGCACGCTTGACTGCGGCAGACGGTTTGCTGCCCGGCGGCGCCGACATCGTCATCGAATGCGCCGGTGTTGCCGAAACAATCGAGCAGGCGCCCCGCCTTGCACGGCGCGGCGGCACCGTCGTGATCCTCGGGGTCATGCCCCAGGGCATGAAGATTGCGGTCGAACCCTTCGACCTCCTCTTCCGCGAGATCAAGCTGGTGAACTCGTTCCTCAACCCGTTCACGCACCGGCGCGCGGCCGATCTCATCGCATCGGGGACCATCAAGGTCGCGCCGCTTGTCTCCCGCCGGATCGGCTTCAATGACGCGGTTGAAGCAATCTCCAGTCCCGCCCGCCGGGGTGAGATCCGAGCCCTTGTCGTACCGGGTGTCGTACCGGGTATCGACTAG
- a CDS encoding glycosyltransferase family 4 protein, with the protein MINVSDVEIIAPNFKKRLSGVTSTIIQLIPVQRALGEKIAALGPGLPASLPHIRFRDLPKLWRAPRSRPFRIWHARRNIEMLPAILMRDVLRMPLKIVFTSASQRRHTGWTKWLISKMDAVIATSGKTADYLEVPNTVVLHGIDTTRFSPSDDKAGARRGLGLDATKKIAGCFGRVRHQKGTDLFVDSMIRLLPTRPDWIAILAGRATTQHVEFEKQLKARVAAAGLTDRILFVGEHTNINDWYRMLDLFVAPQRWEGFGLTPLEAMATAVPVVATDVGAFPELLSTGANETGVIVPRDNPDAMAQAAGLFMDDDSRRQRASARARVHAMNAFSIEGEAQKIGAVYRSL; encoded by the coding sequence ATCATCAATGTCAGTGACGTCGAGATTATTGCGCCGAACTTCAAGAAACGGCTCTCAGGCGTCACCTCCACCATCATTCAGTTGATCCCGGTCCAGCGCGCTCTCGGCGAGAAGATTGCGGCTCTGGGACCGGGTCTTCCGGCATCTTTGCCGCACATTCGCTTTCGCGACCTGCCGAAGCTTTGGCGCGCGCCCCGCAGCCGGCCCTTCCGCATATGGCACGCCCGCCGCAACATCGAGATGCTTCCAGCCATCCTGATGCGCGATGTCCTGCGCATGCCCTTGAAGATCGTCTTCACCTCGGCCTCTCAGCGACGCCATACCGGCTGGACGAAATGGCTGATCTCGAAAATGGACGCCGTGATCGCAACCAGCGGCAAGACGGCCGATTATCTGGAGGTGCCGAACACCGTCGTTCTGCATGGAATAGACACGACCCGTTTTTCCCCGAGCGACGACAAGGCAGGAGCCAGGCGAGGCCTTGGTCTCGACGCGACGAAGAAAATCGCCGGCTGCTTCGGCCGCGTTCGCCATCAGAAGGGAACGGACCTTTTCGTCGACAGCATGATCCGCCTGCTGCCGACCCGACCGGACTGGATCGCTATTCTTGCCGGACGTGCAACCACGCAGCACGTCGAGTTCGAGAAGCAACTGAAGGCGCGCGTCGCTGCCGCCGGCTTGACCGATCGCATTCTCTTCGTCGGCGAACACACCAATATCAATGACTGGTATCGGATGCTCGACCTCTTCGTCGCTCCGCAACGCTGGGAAGGTTTTGGTCTGACGCCGCTCGAAGCCATGGCAACCGCTGTCCCCGTGGTCGCCACTGACGTCGGTGCGTTTCCGGAACTGCTGTCAACCGGCGCCAACGAAACCGGCGTCATTGTCCCGCGCGATAATCCGGACGCAATGGCTCAAGCTGCGGGCCTTTTCATGGACGACGACAGCCGCCGGCAACGGGCATCGGCCCGGGCGCGGGTCCATGCGATGAACGCCTTCAGCATCGAAGGGGAAGCCCAGAAAATCGGTGCCGTCTATCGATCGCTTTGA
- a CDS encoding glycosyltransferase, translating to MKVMHIHFGKEGGAERFFVNLVNALHDRGIEQRALIRPDRSWRKDIEKCGEVYEGTFRRISLSRFVLSARMRAILNDFQPDVIMSWQLRASRFMPRYKNARRISRLGDYPEHLDYYRNSETLVCITPDIAKRVRELGWTRGVEVIANFTRSVPSEPIAREALQTPAGAFVVIGMGRFVKRKGFDVLIKAIARTQGAYLWLLGDGPERENLEKLTDELGLRDRVRFAGWQTNAYAYLASADVFTVTSLHEPLGNVCLEGWGAGKPTISSRAEGPSWVMTDGKDALMVDCGDVEGLANAMARLRDQPALRAALIEGGQDTLTNRFSEEAITQAYIRLFETGKSEP from the coding sequence ATGAAAGTGATGCATATTCATTTCGGCAAGGAGGGCGGAGCAGAGCGCTTCTTTGTCAACTTGGTCAATGCCCTCCACGACCGCGGTATCGAGCAGCGTGCGCTCATTCGCCCCGATCGCAGCTGGCGCAAGGACATAGAAAAGTGCGGTGAGGTCTATGAGGGTACGTTCCGGCGTATTTCGCTCTCCCGGTTTGTCTTGTCGGCGCGCATGCGCGCCATTTTGAACGATTTTCAGCCCGACGTGATCATGTCCTGGCAATTGCGCGCGAGCCGCTTCATGCCGCGATACAAGAACGCCAGACGCATTTCGCGGCTCGGAGACTATCCGGAACACCTCGACTATTACCGCAATTCTGAAACGCTCGTCTGTATCACGCCTGATATCGCCAAGCGTGTGCGGGAACTCGGCTGGACGCGTGGCGTCGAGGTGATCGCCAATTTTACGCGTTCGGTCCCGAGCGAGCCAATCGCCAGGGAGGCGCTACAGACGCCCGCAGGCGCGTTCGTTGTGATCGGCATGGGACGCTTCGTAAAGCGGAAGGGCTTTGATGTCCTGATCAAGGCGATTGCGAGAACCCAGGGCGCATACCTGTGGTTGCTGGGCGATGGGCCCGAACGCGAGAACCTTGAAAAACTCACCGATGAGCTCGGCCTGCGCGACCGCGTACGGTTTGCCGGTTGGCAGACCAATGCCTATGCCTATCTCGCGTCCGCCGATGTCTTCACCGTTACGTCGCTTCACGAGCCACTCGGCAATGTGTGCCTCGAGGGCTGGGGGGCGGGGAAACCCACCATCTCCTCTCGTGCCGAGGGACCGAGCTGGGTGATGACCGATGGCAAGGATGCGTTGATGGTCGATTGCGGCGACGTCGAGGGGCTCGCGAATGCAATGGCGCGCCTTCGCGATCAGCCGGCCTTGCGTGCTGCCTTGATCGAAGGTGGCCAAGACACGCTCACGAACCGGTTTTCCGAGGAGGCCATCACGCAAGCCTACATCCGCTTGTTTGAAACCGGGAAGAGTGAACCGTGA
- a CDS encoding glycosyltransferase, giving the protein MRVMHFHFGKDGGAERFFVHLVNALARRNVEQSAVIRPGRIWRKDMPASVRISESNFRNLSLDRVLLPLRVALNARWVRPDAIMAWAPRASELMPNYKGCIKISRLGDYPTNLRYFKNSDILVCNTPGIAEHVRKLGWTRGVEVISNFTSAKQVAPIDRAAFGTPADAPVVMSMGRFVPRKEFALLTAAVAKLPGVYLWLAGEGEELDNVKKIAADLDVTDRVRFLGWQKDTRPFVAAADIFVMPSNHEPLGNVILEAWAQGKPVVSSRSEGPSWFMRDGDNGLLAEIGDTDGFSHAIERVINDPNLAAKLAAGGRETLMKQFSEDVVANAYLELFTRKP; this is encoded by the coding sequence GTGAGGGTGATGCACTTCCACTTTGGCAAGGATGGGGGGGCCGAGCGGTTCTTCGTTCACCTTGTCAATGCCCTGGCTCGGCGCAATGTCGAGCAGAGCGCCGTCATCCGACCCGGTCGGATCTGGCGCAAGGATATGCCGGCCTCGGTCAGGATCTCCGAAAGCAACTTCCGCAATCTCTCCCTGGATCGGGTTTTGCTGCCGCTGAGAGTTGCTCTCAATGCGCGATGGGTTCGGCCGGATGCAATCATGGCCTGGGCACCTCGCGCGAGCGAGTTGATGCCGAACTACAAAGGTTGCATCAAGATCTCCCGGCTTGGGGATTACCCGACCAATCTCAGATACTTCAAGAACTCCGACATTCTTGTCTGCAACACGCCCGGCATCGCCGAGCACGTGCGCAAGCTGGGATGGACGCGAGGAGTCGAGGTGATTTCGAACTTCACGAGTGCAAAACAGGTTGCCCCGATCGACCGTGCTGCATTCGGCACACCAGCGGATGCGCCTGTTGTGATGTCGATGGGCCGTTTCGTGCCACGCAAGGAGTTTGCGCTGCTGACGGCGGCGGTTGCGAAGCTTCCGGGCGTCTATTTGTGGCTCGCCGGAGAAGGCGAGGAGCTGGACAATGTCAAGAAGATAGCGGCGGATCTCGACGTGACGGACCGCGTGCGATTTCTCGGCTGGCAGAAGGATACGCGACCTTTCGTGGCGGCGGCAGATATCTTTGTCATGCCGTCAAACCACGAACCGCTTGGCAATGTCATTCTGGAGGCTTGGGCGCAGGGCAAGCCCGTCGTTTCCAGCCGTTCCGAAGGACCGTCGTGGTTCATGCGGGATGGCGACAATGGGCTTCTTGCCGAAATCGGAGATACCGATGGTTTTTCGCACGCCATCGAACGGGTGATCAACGACCCGAACCTGGCCGCAAAGCTTGCTGCAGGCGGACGCGAGACGCTGATGAAGCAGTTCTCTGAAGACGTGGTTGCCAACGCCTACCTCGAGCTCTTCACCCGCAAACCTTGA
- a CDS encoding T6SS phospholipase effector Tle1-like catalytic domain-containing protein, whose protein sequence is MAKNLVILFDGTSNEISADRTNVLRLFGTLKRSDEQIVYYDPGIGTFGATNAWSRLLRKSYEIFGLATGWGLDQNVKEAYRFLVENYDRGPPDADGRHPDRDRIYIFGFSRGAYSARVLAGFIHAFGLTSRYHLNLLDYAYRTYKGIPAQEEQLGGAPEDGGEDAPSAFAAMRLYERTLRNDRPPIKLLGLFDTVASVIEAGKWHPQFKTHPFTRKNPSVEWVRHAVAIDERRTMFRPVLWEPDQEYWGRPFRPKMPVRQNVKEVWFAGVHGDVGGGYPEAQSGAVKIPLAWMIEETNPAGLLYRTRTVNDIVLAKSGKKYTPLDPMAPLHSSMTAGWKILEYIPRRVPENSWRKRGSRNGIYVPLSDGASLRTMR, encoded by the coding sequence ATGGCAAAGAACCTCGTCATTCTGTTTGACGGCACGTCGAACGAGATTTCGGCTGACCGGACGAATGTCCTCAGACTATTCGGCACCCTGAAACGCTCGGATGAGCAGATCGTGTATTACGATCCGGGCATCGGCACGTTCGGCGCGACCAATGCCTGGTCGAGACTGCTTCGCAAATCCTACGAGATTTTCGGGCTCGCGACCGGCTGGGGTCTCGATCAGAACGTCAAGGAAGCCTATCGCTTCCTGGTGGAGAACTACGATCGCGGTCCGCCCGATGCCGACGGGCGACATCCCGATCGCGACCGTATCTATATCTTCGGCTTCAGCCGCGGTGCCTATTCGGCCCGCGTCCTGGCAGGCTTCATCCATGCCTTTGGCTTGACAAGCCGATATCATCTCAATCTGCTCGACTATGCCTATAGGACCTACAAGGGGATTCCCGCGCAGGAAGAGCAGCTTGGCGGTGCCCCAGAAGATGGCGGCGAGGATGCGCCGTCGGCCTTCGCTGCCATGCGTCTCTATGAGCGCACGCTCAGAAATGACCGTCCGCCGATCAAGCTGCTCGGCCTCTTCGACACGGTGGCGTCGGTGATCGAGGCCGGCAAATGGCATCCGCAATTCAAGACCCACCCTTTCACCCGCAAAAATCCGAGCGTCGAATGGGTGCGCCACGCCGTCGCGATCGATGAACGGCGAACGATGTTCCGGCCGGTTCTCTGGGAGCCGGATCAGGAATATTGGGGTCGCCCGTTCCGCCCAAAGATGCCGGTCAGGCAGAACGTCAAGGAAGTGTGGTTTGCCGGCGTGCACGGCGATGTCGGCGGCGGCTATCCGGAAGCGCAGAGCGGAGCCGTCAAGATCCCCCTCGCCTGGATGATCGAGGAAACGAACCCCGCCGGGCTCCTCTATCGCACCCGCACTGTCAACGACATCGTGCTTGCAAAGAGCGGGAAGAAATACACGCCGTTGGACCCCATGGCTCCCCTCCACAGTTCCATGACCGCCGGCTGGAAAATCCTGGAATACATCCCCCGGCGCGTGCCGGAAAATTCCTGGCGCAAGCGCGGCAGTCGCAATGGCATTTATGTTCCCTTGAGCGACGGCGCTTCATTGCGGACGATGCGCTGA